The following are from one region of the Paenibacillus bovis genome:
- a CDS encoding DUF4179 domain-containing protein, with protein sequence MKNDKLDEWLRSGAEQTENDSIPPDIQSRLQLVYDAIEQGQTGQNIRGNLSRDPQEEQAASVPDTMEVQPVTKRKSPWMLRYGMTAAAMLIGIGGTLGSGYFSADMAHTLKQLPGVPAVYQLTSHLGWVTADERESKPDPLSIEQQGVTMTLESVVYDGRKVYLELKQHDTQKQPIQDVEIYIDGKSAASAKEQGEIRAQHHSERTDQYRLYLNLDPQVLFGLPDGIVSNEPSDIELSQMPAQLNMQIRVSLKQNPNSPFIYNVSVQKQAQTARYILKKKASLSENLAVRTVEADVTPATTYIDLKIDGFDKWHHRYEGGGVHFILLDALNRPYHPLEDSGEPATPHMEYSSLPDDAGDLTLIPYTFNLEPVSKKYPVPIQKEPSDSHPIELDMGTTGKVKIMERTFTDNEITLRIQPGEAYQAYMVAYSLWYGDQKMHEVRGRPAQIIPDPAHAGQYLITYDKTKLKPGDRLCYYVSNMRYLGEIPLTRVTQ encoded by the coding sequence ATGAAAAACGATAAGCTGGACGAATGGCTGCGCAGTGGTGCGGAGCAGACAGAGAATGATTCGATTCCACCGGATATACAGTCCCGCCTCCAGCTCGTATATGACGCTATCGAACAGGGGCAGACAGGACAAAATATCCGGGGAAATCTGTCCCGAGATCCCCAGGAGGAACAAGCAGCATCCGTTCCGGACACGATGGAGGTACAGCCTGTGACCAAGCGCAAATCCCCCTGGATGCTGCGTTATGGCATGACAGCGGCTGCGATGCTGATTGGTATAGGTGGTACACTCGGTTCCGGCTATTTCTCGGCTGATATGGCCCATACACTCAAGCAGCTGCCAGGCGTACCTGCTGTCTACCAGCTGACTTCGCATCTGGGCTGGGTGACGGCCGATGAGCGGGAAAGCAAGCCTGATCCTCTGAGTATAGAGCAGCAGGGTGTCACGATGACACTGGAATCGGTCGTATATGATGGCAGAAAAGTATACCTTGAACTGAAGCAGCATGATACGCAGAAACAGCCTATTCAGGACGTGGAAATCTACATTGATGGCAAGTCAGCCGCTTCTGCCAAAGAACAAGGGGAGATCCGGGCACAACATCATAGCGAACGTACGGATCAATATCGTCTGTATTTGAATCTCGATCCCCAAGTATTATTTGGTCTGCCTGATGGGATTGTTTCCAATGAGCCGTCGGATATAGAGCTTTCTCAAATGCCTGCACAATTGAATATGCAAATCCGGGTCAGTCTGAAACAGAATCCGAATTCTCCGTTTATTTATAATGTAAGTGTACAAAAGCAGGCTCAAACTGCAAGATATATTCTGAAAAAGAAAGCTTCTTTATCCGAAAATCTAGCGGTTAGAACTGTTGAAGCGGACGTCACACCGGCAACAACCTATATAGACCTGAAGATTGACGGGTTTGACAAGTGGCATCATCGATATGAAGGAGGCGGGGTTCATTTTATTCTGCTCGATGCGCTGAATCGTCCGTACCATCCTTTGGAGGATTCGGGAGAGCCTGCCACTCCACATATGGAATATAGCAGTCTGCCTGATGATGCTGGTGATCTCACACTGATCCCGTATACGTTTAATTTGGAACCCGTTTCCAAGAAATATCCGGTTCCGATCCAGAAGGAGCCAAGTGATTCCCATCCAATCGAACTGGATATGGGAACAACCGGAAAAGTGAAAATCATGGAGAGAACGTTTACAGACAATGAGATTACTCTGCGTATACAGCCCGGCGAAGCGTACCAGGCCTACATGGTCGCTTATAGCTTGTGGTATGGCGACCAGAAGATGCATGAAGTAAGAGGGCGCCCGGCTCAAATCATTCCTGACCCTGCTCATGCAGGACAATATCTCATTACGTATGACAAAACGAAGCTGAAACCAGGTGATCGATTGTGTTATTACGTGAGCAATATGCGTTACCTGGGAGAGATTCCTCTTACCCGAGTTACCCAGTAG
- a CDS encoding sigma-70 family RNA polymerase sigma factor encodes MDIQQQVENARNGDHRAFLQLMKHMEGRLYRIAHAMVKRQEDIVDVMQETIISAYEALPQLRESHFFETWVIRILINQCNLTLRKRKQIIPFSEIRQSTPPHTAYDSVDIRQVVDQLEEDKRQLIILHYFQDIPLRQVAEILDISESTAKTRLHRIRKLLSRWIEDQEEGGHTHEKR; translated from the coding sequence TTGGATATACAGCAGCAAGTCGAAAATGCCAGAAATGGTGACCACCGTGCATTTCTTCAGTTAATGAAGCATATGGAAGGACGACTGTACCGGATCGCGCACGCTATGGTCAAACGCCAGGAAGATATTGTAGATGTGATGCAGGAGACAATTATTAGCGCGTATGAAGCATTGCCCCAGCTGCGGGAAAGTCATTTTTTCGAGACGTGGGTGATTCGCATTCTGATCAATCAATGTAATCTGACCTTACGCAAGCGCAAGCAGATTATTCCTTTTTCTGAAATCAGGCAGTCTACTCCGCCTCACACCGCCTATGATTCGGTCGATATTCGTCAGGTGGTAGATCAGCTGGAAGAGGACAAGCGACAGTTGATTATTCTGCATTATTTTCAGGATATTCCGCTGAGACAGGTTGCCGAGATTCTGGATATTTCGGAAAGTACGGCCAAAACAAGGCTTCACCGGATACGCAAACTATTATCCCGCTGGATCGAAGATCAGGAAGAAGGGGGGCATACCCATGAAAAACGATAA
- a CDS encoding SDR family oxidoreductase, which yields MKALFIGGTGTISDAITRQLLEQGCELYLLNRGNRNDDLPKNAHILQADINDEEKVAGLIADLEFDVVADFIAFVPEHLERDYRLFNGKTKQFIFISSASAYQSPPSDYRITEGTPLANPYWEYSRNKIACEDYLMKQYREQGFPITIVRPSHTYSERSIPLGVHGSKGSWQVVRRMLDNKPVIIHGDGTSLWTLTHSEDFAKGFIGLMGNIHALGESVHITSDESVTWNQIHEVIASVVGVRLNAVHVASEFLDACSPEDYRGSLLGDKANTVVFDNTKLKRLVPEFVATIRVDQGIRRTVQHILDHPELQQEDPEFDAWCDRVIEALDQAAAQIKSGK from the coding sequence ATGAAAGCGTTATTTATTGGAGGAACAGGAACGATCAGCGATGCGATTACGCGTCAGCTGCTGGAACAGGGATGTGAATTGTATTTGCTCAACCGGGGCAATCGCAACGACGATCTGCCGAAGAATGCACATATACTGCAAGCCGATATCAATGATGAGGAAAAGGTGGCCGGGCTGATCGCCGACCTGGAATTCGATGTGGTCGCTGACTTTATCGCCTTTGTGCCAGAGCATCTGGAGCGGGATTACCGGCTGTTCAACGGCAAGACCAAACAGTTTATCTTTATTAGCTCGGCTTCGGCGTACCAGTCACCACCGTCAGATTACCGGATTACCGAAGGCACGCCGCTCGCGAATCCTTACTGGGAGTATTCACGTAACAAGATCGCCTGTGAAGATTATCTGATGAAGCAATACCGGGAACAGGGCTTCCCGATCACGATTGTGCGTCCGAGCCATACGTACAGCGAGCGCTCGATTCCACTGGGCGTACACGGCAGCAAGGGCAGCTGGCAGGTCGTCCGCCGGATGCTGGACAACAAACCGGTCATTATTCATGGAGATGGTACATCGCTGTGGACACTGACGCACAGTGAAGACTTTGCCAAAGGATTTATCGGGCTGATGGGTAATATTCATGCTCTCGGCGAATCGGTGCATATTACATCCGACGAGTCGGTCACCTGGAACCAGATTCATGAGGTGATCGCGAGTGTAGTGGGTGTGCGTCTGAACGCAGTCCATGTGGCGTCCGAGTTCCTCGATGCATGCAGCCCGGAAGATTATCGGGGCAGCCTGCTGGGAGACAAGGCCAATACCGTCGTATTCGACAATACCAAGCTGAAGCGTCTGGTACCGGAATTCGTGGCTACAATCCGTGTGGATCAGGGCATTCGGCGCACTGTGCAGCATATTCTGGATCACCCGGAGCTGCAGCAGGAAGACCCCGAGTTCGATGCCTGGTGCGACCGTGTAATCGAAGCACTGGATCAGGCCGCGGCACAGATCAAAAGCGGGAAATAA